The following is a genomic window from Elaeis guineensis isolate ETL-2024a chromosome 10, EG11, whole genome shotgun sequence.
CGGCAACCTCTTCAGTCTGGATGGCTACGACGATTTTGCTCGGCTCAACAAGATACCGGGATGCTCTTGCAAATCTCCCAGTGTTGTCTACTATTACGGCCTTCAAACTTTCATTCAGGAGGTTAGCCTTTCGAAGTTCTGTGTGCACGGCAAGAAGATGCAGCTCAGCCATTGTTTTGCACCTCTCAAAGCCAGCAGAGAATGCCGACTTGCAGGCTTGGTTTATAATCTCAACTCTTCTCTTTGCCAGCCGATCCACCCTCCATTGAGCCTTCTCGATCATAAGCTCTTGATCCGCGAGCCGGCCATGAAGAAGAGCCTCCATTTTTCTTTTATCATTAACTTTCTTTTTCAGGCGCTCCATTTTTGAGAGAGTTTTTCAGGCGCTCTATTTCTGAGAGAGCCACCTGAAGCTCAGCCTAAGGTGTGGATGGCTTAGGAGATACTTGAGTCTCTTTGGAGGCAAAGCCTCCATCCCTCTGCGGTGTTTTCTCTCTATGGCCGGCCCTATCCGAGATCTTGGCCTTTTTGGTCGAGCCTCTGCCGGGGCTCCTTTGAGAACGGGTCTCAGAGGAGGTGTAGTCGCGGCCTCTGTTCCCTCCGAATGTTCTCCTTAGGCGCTCTACATCATTGTGAGCTCGACGTCAGTCCCTCTCAGCCCTAGACCTCCGCCTCTCGAGATCTGCAATCCTCCTTTCGGCCCTTCTAATCTCGTCATCATGACGGTTGATTATTTTTTGGCTTTTTGAAGGGCCTCCTTAGAAGAGTTGAGCTCTCTAGTCAGCTCGGAGATGATTCTTTCTGTCTGCTCCAATTGATGCTTCAGCAAGTCAATCTCTTCTCTCGCTGCTGTAAGCTCTAGTGCAGACGCATCAGAAATAGAGCCGATGAAGCTGGCCAGATGATGCCCAACTTGCACAAAATTAACATCAAGACTATTAGATGCCGCAAATCGCAGGAGATAAGGAGAGATTCGAAAAATCCCTTATCTGGACAAGGGACCTAAGGGCGCTCGCCATACATTGCTGAGCCCCTTATTCTTCAAAGAACAATTTCTGGATaggagaaagaaaatttttcagaAACTCCGCTGCAGATTTGAGATTCTCCACCGTTGATGGAGCAGTGGGCACAGGCTGTGAGGGACCTGCTTGAGAAGCAGCCGTAAGAAGAAGATATGCAGCAGGCATTGCTTGCTTCAAAGGATTCTCAGCTTCTATTATGGCCACTGGAGCCTCTTCCGGATGACCAACGGTCTCCTTCACCCATATGCCCTCCATCGGAGCCTCTTCCGTCAAAATCTCCTCCGTCGGAGTCTCCTCCATTAGGATCTCCCTCACCGAAATCTCCTCCAGTAAGGCTTTCATCACAACCTTCGGAGGGGGGCCACAGATTCAATGAGTAAAGGGGAATTCACATCCCCCACGACCGTAGAAGTAGATTTGATGGTCGAAGCCCTGACATTGCCATCCGTCGGAGCCTGAGGACTAGCCGATGGAGCCTTGATTTGTCTTTTTCGGACCAATCTCAGTTCAAGCTTTTTTACAAACTCTGGATTCTTCATTCTGTCGTTGGAAATCTGCTGGGAGTTTCGACAAAAATCTGGAGCAGAAAAAGAACTTGCGATTGTCCTTTGGCGCATCTGTAGGCTAATTTAAAAGGAGGATGGAAGAGAGGACAGAGAGCCGTCGTTTAAGGAATTAAATCCTTGAGAAAACTGCCGACTGAGTGGTCCCATCAATTGTGGTCGTTCGTGACACTTCTTCGTTAGGCTGACATCATCAAACTCAAATGCCAGGGGTGCATTGGAAGCATGAGCGCGCACGTTCCTAGATTCGAGGAATCACTTGAGATACTCCTCTCGTCTAATTCTCAGACTCAGGACTAGGGGGGTAGTGTTACGGTAGTATCCTGAATGCCTTGGATCTGGCATATTGTCATTGATATCTCAAATTAGCGGGCTGTCCGCGCAGTCGTTGGCCCAAGCGCAAAACTGAGGTACATAGGCAGAGCTATTTAACTCTGATCTGTTGCACGGACTATTTGCCTCGGCCAACTTTCCATAGCCTTAGCCGATCAGCTTCGGGCACGTGCTACAGCTGTCCACCCCGAGTGGATGGGCTCAAGTGTAACCAACTCCTCTGATTTCGCAGGAGCGATTGAGTGCTGAAATATCTTGCCTGCTATGACATGTTGAACAGCCCTGCAATCTCGAGATGACATGATCTCACAGTTGTTCAACTAGCTGTTTGACGATATTCTTTATAAATCACCAAAGCCTCGAGGATCGAGGTAAGTTAAGCAAATCCCTCTTAGAGAACTCGTTGCTGTTCACTTTATTCTCTGAATctaatttgagcatcggagggtcctcacATGAGCGAAAACCTCCTgttcggacttcttttgcaggtcactccagcacTCCCTATGCAACGACCAGGCATCTGCCTTCCGACCTAGCTGAAACGAGCAGCAACAGGAgtcaaaaggaaaaagaagggaTTTAATCTTCTGTCCACTGTAAACAATAAGGGCATGTTTTCCACTCTGCCTTTTATTCACCTATTCCAATGCTTCTACTTCCTCTCTCCTCCTTCTGTTCTTGCTTAAGCTTATAAATCTGCTTGTGTGATCGCTCGTACCCCGACCAGCCTGCTTGTATATATCCATGTACGCCCTAGCCAACCAATTAGCCTGCTTCTATATATCCATGTACGCCCAGCCAGCCTTGTTGGAAGATAACCTGCCATCCTGCTTGCCCATCCTATGTAGACAGCTAAGCTTGTATAGGCTGTTTGGGTGCCAATTAAGTGACTAGGTCACTTAGGGGCCACCTAGGACACTACATATCTAGCTGAGGTgcgctttcttttccttttttaacTGAAACTAAACATATTCTAGATCTTCATTTGCTTTGCTTAGCTTGATAGTTTTGTTTTCTCATGTAATGTTTTTTTATTTTGCTGAACTGCATTCACATTCTTGTGCACCTAAGCTGCATCCAATTCTGATGTAGTCAATTAGGTTTTGGAATCAAGGTCTGGAAGTTAAGCTGCAACTAAACCAATTTCATGCAAGACTTTGATTCCTTCATTTTGCCCTATTTAAAGGCTAACTGACGTTTAAGGCATTTTTAGAGCCTACTTTTATATTTCTTTGATTCTGATTCTCATTTTATGAGGCTTTTGTGAACCAAAGTGTCATATATGTTCTTTGTTGCGTAACATTAGCTTCACAATCTTGTTTTCTTCGATTCTGATACATACATGGCAATATCAAGTTATCCCACTAGCTGCTTTCTAAACAATCTTTTACTGGCTAGTAGCAGTGCTTCTGACTTCTTATATGTGGGaatttatatagatttatgtAAATATAAGAATGCATTTGGCGTTGCTgccatttttctttttaaaaaaaattagaaacaaGAATTCTGTTTCCATTTTTTTAGATTTCTGACAACAAATACATGTTTGGTGGTCACTTTTTTTTTACAACAGACAAAAGAGAACATGTTTGGTAAGCCAAAAGTAACAATTCAAAGTAGTTGTATTTTCTGTATATTCTCTAAGATATATTCATCTACTATAACTCCTGTAACTGCTATATACATCATGGTTAACAAGTTCAAATTCAAAACTCATCCATTGGACCATCCTTTTTTAAGTATCATTGGTCGAATTTAAATTTCCATGATGAATCAgcattgaaatttaaaaaaagtgGAAAAAGTATATCCAACAAGATAGGACTAGGAGATCAACATAAATAAGGCATCTACAAGGTATCAAGAGTGGAAAGAAACCACCAGCTCTGCTGCTTCAGTTTGCTTCTTGCCGAAATGTATGTTTTAAGTTTGTAATGTGTTTTTGTTTCTGTCAGGAAACAAGAAAGAGACAAATGTTATGTTAGAAGCAAAACATGATGATAGGGTTGGGTTTGTCCTTAGAAAATATCAAAGAAACAAGCCTTATCCAGCCGGTCGGCACCCACATCCCGTCCTTTCCTCCCATTCTGACCATAATTTCTTCCATATTTCTCGAAGAAAAACACCGATTTTTCTTCAGTCTGAGTCTGCTATGGAACATGAAACACATGTAAAAAACCAAGCTAGCGACATTGGCGGTCCAATAAGCTTACATGTGCCAAGATGTACATGCAATTGAGATGACTTTGGTTTTTGGGAAAAGCATATGGAGTTGGCACCTAAACTGCAACTCTAAAAGGGGGGCTTCAATCTGATTTCAAGTAGCATATGTAGTTGACATTTGAAAGTTTTGGCTTCATCTAGAGTTGGTGACCTTTATGAATCTCACAATGGATAAGTGGACTCAGTATCTCAAGTGCCAACACCATGTGCTTCATGAGATGTGTTATTCAGTATGCTGGCTGCATAAGGTCCTTGAAAGAACGGAAATAGTGCTTTTGTGGCATACTACTTTGCCATTTCTTGACTCCAGCATTCAAGCATAGTGAGGTACGGAAGGGGCAGAAGGCCACTCATTGCTAAATTTTTATAGGATAAGGCTatgtttaattaatttttaaatactgtcTTTTTGAAAATATCAGAATTCAGAGTGGAAAAAGCAGGGCGTTGAGAGGTGGtctttcttatcaaaaaaaaccATGGAGTTTAAGTAGGACTTCTTATTTAATGAATTTGAAACttcaatttttcaaaaatttacttGGGCTTATAATTTTCTCATTTCAGTATCATAacaaattagaataaaaaatatttctttccTTTCCATTCATTCAAACTACATGTAAACTCTAACTAATCAACTTATTGATTTCTTGATGTAATTGAAGCATTAACTTGTGTTCTTTTTGGGATGTGAAGTAACTCATTAGAGGTATTTAATATCTTATTCTGCATCTTCTGCTCATGCATGTATTTAGCAGGTCTTGGAATGGAAATTGGATAAACTATGCAAGGAGGGTATGCAGGACTGGATCCCTTATTCAAGACTAATCTATTTCTGTGGGAAACTGGGCAACATTCCATTTGCAATGAGGGTCTTCACAACAATGGAGGCCCAAGGGATTAGAACAAATACTTGCACTTTTAACGCTCTGCTTACTTCTTGCTTGTCAATTGGCAATGCTGTTACAGCTTTGAGCTTGTTTGAGATAATGGAGAGGACTGAGAACTGCAAGCCTGACTTGGCCACTTACAATGCGTTTGTATCCATGTATTCAGAATATGGAGATGGTCACAGTATGGTGAGTTGGTACATGGCTGGTAAGAAAGCCGGGTTTTCTCCAAATATTCAAACCTATGAGTCCATTATAACAGGGTTTATCAGATTGGAGAAATATGATGATGCTGACTGGTTTTACAAAGAAATGATGTCAAATGAAATTTTGCCTAATTTAACCATATTGGAGTCCAAACTTGAAGGGCTCTGTAAGCAAAAGGATATGCATGGTCTCAAAGAGTTTCTGAAATTTGTTCTTGATGGAGGGTGGGAATTGAGTGAACCCATGGCTGAGAAGCTTGCAAGAATATACATGGATTTCGGCATGGTCAAAGAGATGGAACAGTTGCTTGGGCTCATCAAACCAACTCTAAATGTGGATATCTTGTCACAAATCCATTGTGGCATAATAAGATTGTATGCCCTATCAGATAGCTTGGATGACATGGAATATTCAGTTGGGAGGATGTTGAAGGCAGGAATGATATTCACCTGCCCAGAAGATGTTGAGGCAGTCATCTCTTCTTACTTCCGTCAGAAGGCTTTCACTAGGTTGGATTTGTTCTTGGACCGGATACGTTGTTCATACAAGCTTGCAAAATCTACTTATGATCTCCTAGTTTCTGGATACCGCAAATTTCACTTGCATGAGAGATTGGGTTTGATTGTAAAGGATATGAAAAATGTTGGGTATGCATAGTTTCTAACAGTTGGTTTCAGTTTATTGCTTGCATTTATTCAACATCTGGTGAAGTAACAGTGCTAGAGGGAGTAGTGCTAATTGTGTTCGCTGACTGCAGTGAAAGGCTTATGAGAGACTGCGGGCACTTTTGATTGGCAACTGGAATCAGAATTGGAAACAGAATGGTTTGGAATAGCAGTCGGAATGATATTTGAATACTTGAAGAGAGTAAAGATTTGGTTTCAGAGGGATTGGGGCATTCCCATCCTCCCCTGGAATTGGAATGGCAATGGGACTCCCCCCAACCAAATGGCTGGAATAGGGGTCACTCATGCCCAATCCTATTACCATTCCAAAGTCCAACTTCCCCCCACCCAAAGGTGCCCGGCATATATTTCAGTGGTAAGTCCATCATGGGTCTAAAAGAACCATTTACTTTTGGATTAGTTTCTTGATGCATTGATATCTGGGTTGCTGATTGGTTGATAAATAATAATAGAGGCAGGTTTGTATAGCTTAAGAATGCTAGTATGAACCAGTTTTTGTCATTTAATTTTGCAGTGTCCATCTGTTAGTGAAACAAATCAGTAAAAAGAAGCTATAGAGTGCACAGTTGTGCAAAAGCAAGCATCTAGCAGGCTATTTGTTTAAAAAATAGATGTAAAATTACTTGCAGAAGAGGTTGATAGACAAAAATGTGGTACACTATCAGACTTCCATCATTGGTGTGAGTGATATGGTTGTGCAATACCAAGCAAGTTTATTCGTTGAAGGGCTTGAAAAAAATTGTTACCAAAAAGGCATACAAAAGATATGGGTTAAACCATGTGGAGACTCCTATTAGCAGTTTATATTCAAAGTCTGTAAAAAAACCGTATCTATTGTCCTCCTCAATCAGCAGTTTAGCTCTTGTACCGAGTTGATAGCTGtgactttcttttctttcctccttttttttttttttttgagaaatgatAGCAATGATTTTCTGTTTAACCTACTAATGCAGCATTAATGCTTAACTGAAAGTGGCATCAAGATATATGAGCAGGGGATCAGAAATAAACGTATGTTGTTGTAGGGATTACATGGAATGGTGTTATCTGAGGTTTGATCATCTCTTGCAGAGTCAACTGAGATATGTTGCCCAATTCTAGAGGATGAGAAACTTGTGTTTTTTCTTAGAGCAAATAATACTTTTTCTTTTAGGTAATTTATTTGGATGTTGTGTTTGATGGAAATTGTATGGTGCTGAGCAATTAGTAAAACTTTCACCTACGTTTTTTAGGGCGTAGTCATGATATAGCTGTATTCTACTTGTTTATTTGGGATTGCATTGACTCAAATCAGAATTATTCTAATGTTGCCTCCAACTTTTTGGGTGAGTCTGAGCAGGAGCAAGTAGGTCATGCATTCTTTGGGAAGTAACTTTCCTTTTTTCTCATTTTGTGTGTTTGTCTAGTCTCGAAGATCATAAACAACGATGGTTGAACA
Proteins encoded in this region:
- the LOC105053356 gene encoding pentatricopeptide repeat-containing protein At2g30780 isoform X1 gives rise to the protein MASISTFLAIARRGFCRQTSTSPLTAAANSLLAKLLRESEPGVKIALDAEESLTAQRDASFWQPLLAALHSSAPRKAQLQVLEWKLDKLCKEGMQDWIPYSRLIYFCGKLGNIPFAMRVFTTMEAQGIRTNTCTFNALLTSCLSIGNAVTALSLFEIMERTENCKPDLATYNAFVSMYSEYGDGHSMVSWYMAGKKAGFSPNIQTYESIITGFIRLEKYDDADWFYKEMMSNEILPNLTILESKLEGLCKQKDMHGLKEFLKFVLDGGWELSEPMAEKLARIYMDFGMVKEMEQLLGLIKPTLNVDILSQIHCGIIRLYALSDSLDDMEYSVGRMLKAGMIFTCPEDVEAVISSYFRQKAFTRLDLFLDRIRCSYKLAKSTYDLLVSGYRKFHLHERLGLIVKDMKNVGYA
- the LOC105053356 gene encoding pentatricopeptide repeat-containing protein At2g30780 isoform X2, with protein sequence MASISTFLAIARRGFCRQTSTSPLTAAANSLLAKLLRESEPGVKIALDAEESLTAQRDASFWQPLLAALHSSAPRKAQLVLEWKLDKLCKEGMQDWIPYSRLIYFCGKLGNIPFAMRVFTTMEAQGIRTNTCTFNALLTSCLSIGNAVTALSLFEIMERTENCKPDLATYNAFVSMYSEYGDGHSMVSWYMAGKKAGFSPNIQTYESIITGFIRLEKYDDADWFYKEMMSNEILPNLTILESKLEGLCKQKDMHGLKEFLKFVLDGGWELSEPMAEKLARIYMDFGMVKEMEQLLGLIKPTLNVDILSQIHCGIIRLYALSDSLDDMEYSVGRMLKAGMIFTCPEDVEAVISSYFRQKAFTRLDLFLDRIRCSYKLAKSTYDLLVSGYRKFHLHERLGLIVKDMKNVGYA